One window of the Saccopteryx bilineata isolate mSacBil1 chromosome 2, mSacBil1_pri_phased_curated, whole genome shotgun sequence genome contains the following:
- the SLC35G6 gene encoding LOW QUALITY PROTEIN: solute carrier family 35 member G6 (The sequence of the model RefSeq protein was modified relative to this genomic sequence to represent the inferred CDS: inserted 5 bases in 3 codons; deleted 1 base in 1 codon; substituted 3 bases at 3 genomic stop codons): protein MAGALKGPRGAEPGGEKEFRRKMADSHPXLNLPDFTQPLLPSMVPSVPPSLPXGTSTATKVLLVALLRGALPTGFCGPFSQMTYQTSLTLAGLLTYQYLFYLPIAVLLKLCGDSLLEPPDVQGWAYLHAFFTILSIDVPTGTVQVMPAGNTAIVHKCSSTICSVLLXVWCGLLGSTMKLMIFVGPGLWTLQKGIRGLYTALGCVFTFLGSLALSLGLLVYRSLDFXCLPIAAFLFGLVGSLPGFFLLQTPMLLSDPLSWSCVGAVVIPALFTFRHXPRPPCPGVXILHSEVVVALMLQYYVIYSTMVPSDIGAVAVLGSIAIIAAQTSASRGQVEE from the exons ATGGCTGGAGCTCTGAAGGGGCCCAGGGGCGCTGagccaggaggagagaaggaattCCGTAGGAAAATG GCTGATAGTCACCCATAGTTAAACCTGCCCGACTTCACCCAGCCATTGCTGCCCTCCATGGTACCCTCTGTTCCACCCAGCCTCCC TGGGACCAGTACTGCCACCAAGGTTCTACTTGTGGCCCTGCTGAGAGGGGCCTTGCCCACTGGTTTTTGTGGGCCT TTCTCCCAGATGACTTACCAGACTTCTCTTACCCTTGCTGGACTGCTCACCTATCAatacctcttctacctccccattGCTGTGCTCCTTAAACTGTGTGGTGACTCACTGTTGGAACCTCCTGATGTCCAGGGTTGGGCCTACCTCCATGCCTTCTTCACCATCTTAAGCATTGATGTGCCTACAGGTACAGTTCAGGTGATGCCTGCTGGCAACACTGCCATTGTCCACAAATGTTCTTCCACCATTTGCTCTGTTCTCCT GGTCTGGTGTGGCCTGTTGGGCAGCACCATGAAACTAATGATCTTTGTGGGACCTGGACTATGGACACTACAGAAGGGGATCAGGGGCCTCTACACTGCCCTGGGCTGTGTGTTCACTTTCCTGGGCAGCCTGGCACTATCACTGGGTCTTCTGGTGTATCGTTCCCTGGACT CCTGCCTACCAATAGCAGCCTTCCTGTTTGGGCTGGtgggctccctaccaggcttcTTTCTGCTGCAGACCCCAATGTTGCTCAGTGACCCTCTGAGTTGGAGCTGTGTGGGGGCAGTGGTGATTCCTGCCCTGTTCACTTTTAGGCACTGACCAAGGCCACCCTGCCCTGGTGTGTAGATCCTGCATTCTGAAGTGGTGGTGGCCCTAATGCTGCAGTATTATGTGATCTACTCGACCATGGTACCTTCTGACATCGGGGCAGTGGCTGTGTTGGGCAGCATTGCCATCATCGCAGCCCAAACCTCAGCTTCAAGAGGGCAGGTGGAGGAGTGA
- the POLR2A gene encoding DNA-directed RNA polymerase II subunit RPB1, which translates to MHGGGPPSGDSACPLRTIKRVQFGVLSPDELKRMSVTEGGIKYPETTEGGRPKLGGLMDPRQGVIERTGRCQTCAGNMTECPGHFGHIELAKPVFHVGFLVKTMKVLRCVCFFCSKLLVDSNNPKIKDILAKSKGQPKKRLTHVYDLCKGKNICEGGEEMDNKFGVEQPEGDEDLTKEKGHGGCGRYQPRIRRSGLELYAEWKHVNEDSQEKKILLSPERVHEIFKRISDEECFVLGMEPRYARPEWMIVTVLPVPPLSVRPAVVMQGSARNQDDLTHKLADIVKINNQLRRNEQNGAAAHVIAEDVKLLQFHVATMVDNELPGLPRAMQKSGRPLKSLKQRLKGKEGRVRGNLMGKRVDFSARTVITPDPNLFIDQVGVPRSIAANMTFAEIVTPFNIDRLQELVRRGNSQYPGAKYIIRDNGDRIDLRFHPKPSDLHLQTGYKVERHMCDGDIVIFNRQPTLHKMSMMGHRVRILPWSTFRLNLSVTTPYNADFDGDEMNLHLPQSLETRAEIQELAMVPRMIVTPQSNRPVMGIVQDTLTAVRKFTKRDVFLERGEVMNLLMFLSTWDGKVPQPAILKPRPLWTGKQIFSLIIPGHINCIRTHSTHPDDEDSGPYKHISPGDTKVVVENGELIMGILCKKSLGTSAGSLVHISYLEMGHDITRLFYSNIQTVINNWLLIEGHTIGIGDSIADSKTYQDIQNTIKKAKQDVIEVIEKAHNNELEPTPGNTLRQTFENQVNRILNDARDKTGSSAQKSLSEYNNFKSMVVSGAKGSKINISQVIAVVGQQNVEGKRIPFGFKHRTLPHFIKDDYGPESRGFVENSYLAGLTPTEFFFHAMGGREGLIDTAVKTAETGYIQRRLIKSMESVMVKYDATVRNSINQVVQLRYGEDGLAGESVEFQNLATLKPSNKAFEKKFRFDYTNERALRRTLQEDLVKDVLSNAHIQNELEREFERMREDREVLRVIFPTGDSKVVLPCNLLRMIWNAQKIFHINPRLPSDLHPIKVVEGVKELSKKLVIVNGDDPLSRQAQENATLLFNIHLRSTLCSRRMAEEFRLSGEAFDWLLGEIESKFNQAIAHPGEMVGALAAQSLGEPATQMTLNTFHYAGVSAKNVTLGVPRLKELINISKKPKTPSLTVFLLGQSARDAERAKDILCRLEHTTLRKVTANTAIYYDPNPQSTVVAEDQEWVNVYYEMPDFDVARISPWLLRVELDRKHMTDRKLTMEQIAEKINAGFGDDLNCIFNDDNAEKLVLRIRIMNSDENKMQEEEEVVDKMDDDVFLRCIESNMLTDMTLQGIEQISKVYMHLPQTDNKKKIIITEDGEFKALQEWILETDGVSLMRVLSEKDVDPVRTTSNDIVEIFTVLGIEAVRKALERELYHVISFDGSYVNYRHLALLCDTMTCRGHLMAITRHGVNRQDTGPLMKCSFEETVDVLMEAAAHGESDPMKGVSENIMLGQLAPAGTGCFDLLLDAEKCKYGMEIPTNIPGLGAAGPTGMFFGSAPSPMGGISPAMTPWNQGATPAYGAWSPSVGSGMTPGAAGFSPSAASDASGFSPGYSPAWSPTPGSPGSPGPSSPYIPSPGGAMSPSYSPTSPAYEPRSPGGYTPQSPSYSPTSPSYSPTSPSYSPTSPNYSPTSPSYSPTSPSYSPTSPSYSPTSPSYSPTSPSYSPTSPSYSPTSPSYSPTSPSYSPTSPSYSPTSPSYSPTSPSYSPTSPSYSPTSPSYSPTSPSYSPTSPSYSPTSPNYSPTSPNYTPTSPSYSPTSPSYSPTSPNYTPTSPNYSPTSPSYSPTSPSYSPTSPSYSPSSPRYTPQSPTYTPSSPSYSPSSPSYSPTSPKYTPTSPSYSPSSPEYTPTSPKYSPTSPKYSPTSPKYSPTSPTYSPTTPKYSPTSPTYSPTSPVYTPTSPKYSPTSPTYSPTSPKYSPTSPTYSPTSPKGSTYSPTSPGYSPTSPTYSLTSPAISPDDSDEEN; encoded by the exons ATGCACGGGGGTGGCCCCCCCTCCGGGGACAGCGCATGCCCGCTGCGCACCATCAAGAGAGTGCAGTTCGGAGTTCTGAGTCCGGATGAACTG aagcgaATGTCTGTGACAGAGGGTGGTATCAAGTACCCTGAAACAACTGAGGGAGGCCGCCCCAAGCTTGGGGGGCTGATGGATCCAAGGCAGGGGGTGATTGAGCGGACCGGCCGCTGCCAGACCTGTGCAG GAAACATGACAGAGTGTCCTGGCCACTTTGGCCACATCGAGCTGGCCAAACCCGTGTTTCACGTGGGCTTCCTGGTGAAGACAATGAAAGTTTTGCGCTGTGTCTGTTTCTTCTGCTCCAAATTGCTTGTGGATTCT AACAACCCCAAGATCAAGGACATTTTGGCTAAATCCAAGGGGCAGCCCAAGAAGCGGCTCACACACGTCTATGACCTCTGCAAGGGCAAGAACATCTGTGAGGGCGGGGAGGAGATGGACAACAAGTTTGGTGTAGAGCAGCCCGAAGGCGATGAGGATTTAACCAAAGAAAAG GGCCATGGTGGCTGTGGGCGGTACCAGCCCAGGATCCGGCGCTCGGGCCTAGAGCTGTATGCAGAGTGGAAGCACGTCAACGAGGACTCTCAGGAGAAGAAGATCCTGCTGAGCCCTGAGCGAGTGCATGAGATCTTCAAACGCATCTCCGACGAGGAGTGTTTTGTGCTGGGCATGGAGCCGCGCTACGCCCGGCCTGAGTGGATGATCGTCACGGTGCTGCCAGTGCCCCCACTGTCTGTGCGGCCTGCTGTTGTGATGCAGGGCTCAGCCCGCAACCAG GATGACCTGACTCACAAACTGGCTGACATCGTGAAGATTAACAATCAGCTCCGTCGCAACGAGCAGAATGGCGCGGCAGCCCATGTCATAGCGGAGGATGTGAAGCTGCTCCAGTTCCACGTGGCCACCATGGTGGACAACGAGCTGCCCGGCCTGCCCCGC GCTATGCAGAAGTCTGGACGTCCCCTCAAGTCCCTGAAGCAGCGCTTAAAGGGCAAGGAAGGCCGGGTGCGGGGGAACCTGATGGGCAAGCGAGTGGACTTCTCGGCCCGCACCGTCATCACCCCCGACCCCAACCTCTTCATCGACCAGGTTGGCGTGCCTCGCTCCATTGCCGCCAACATGACCTTTGCGGAGATTGTCACCCCCTTCAACATCGACAG ACTTCAGGAACTAGTGCGCAGGGGGAACAGTCAGTACCCAGGGGCCAAGTACATCATCCGAGACAATGGCGACCGCATTGACCTGCGTTTCCACCCCAAGCCCAGTGATCTTCACCTGCAGACTGGCTATAAG GTGGAACGGCACATGTGCGATGGGGACATCGTTATCTTCAACCGGCAGCCAACTTTACATAAAATGTCCATGATGGGACATCGGGTCCGCATCCTCCCTTGGTCTACTTTTCGCttgaacctgag CGTGACAACTCCGTACAATGCCGACTTTGATGGGGACGAGATGAACTTGCACTTGCCACAGTCTCTCGAGACACGGGCAGAGATTCAGGAACTTGCTATGGTGCCACGCATGATTGTCACTCCCCAGAGCAACCGCCCTGTTATGGGCATCGTGCAGGACACGCTGACGGCAGTGCGCAAATTCACTAAGAGAGATGTCTTCCTGGAGCGG GGTGAAGTCATGAACCTTCTAATGTTCCTCTCTACATGGGACGGGAAAGTCCCCCAGCCAGCCATCCTGAAGCCCCGGCCTCTGTGGACAGGCAAACAGATCTTCTCCCTTATCATACCAGGCCACATCAACTGTATCCGCACCCACAGCACCCATCCTGATGATGAGGACAGTGGCCCTTACAAGCACATCTCTCCTGGGGACACTAAG gtggtggtggagaaTGGGGAGCTGATCATGGGCATCCTATGTAAGAAGTCTCTGGGCACATCAGCCGGCTCCCTGGTCCACATCTCGTACCTAGAGATGGGTCATGACATCACTCGCCTCTTCTATTCCAACATTCAGACTGTCATTAACAACTGGCTCCTCATCGAGG GTCATACCATTGGCATTGGGGACTCCATTGCTGATTCTAAGACTTACCAGGACATTCAGAACACTATTAAGAAGGCCAAGCAGGATGTAATAGAG GTCATCGAAAAGGCTCATAACAATGAGCTAGAGCCCACCCCAGGGAACACACTGCGGCAGACATTTGAGAACCAGGTGAACCGCATTCTCAATGATGCCCGAGACAAGACTGGCTCCTCTGCCCAGAAATCCCTGTCTGAATACAACAACTTTAAGTCTATGGTTGTGTCTGGAGCTAAGGGGTCCAAGATCAACATCTCCCAG GTCATTGCTGTTGTTGGGCAGCAGAACGTGGAGGGCAAGCGGATACCGTTCGGATTCAAGCACCGGACTCTGCCGCACTTCATCAAGGATGACTATGGGCCCGAGAGCCGTGGCTTTGTGGAGAACTCCTACCTGGCTGGCCTCACACCCACCGAGTTCTTTTTTCATGCCATGGGGGGTCGTGAAGGGCTCATCGACACAGCCGTCAAGACAGCTGAGACAG GATACATCCAGCGGCGACTGATCAAGTCCATGGAGTCGGTGATGGTGAAGTATGATGCCACTGTGCGGAACTCCATCAACCAGGTGGTGCAGCTGCGCTATGGCGAGGATGGCCTGGCGGGCGAGAGCGTGGAGTTCCAGAACCTGGCCACCCTCAAGCCTTCCAACAAGGCTTTTGAGAAGAA GTTCCGCTTTGACTATACCAATGAGCGGGCCCTGCGGCGCACTCTGCAGGAGGACCTGGTCAAGGACGTGCTGAGCAACGCGCACATTCAGAACGAGTTGGAGCGAGAGTTCGAGAGGATGCGTGAGGATCGGGAAGTGCTCAGAGTCATCTTCCCAACTGGGGACAGCAAG GTTGTCCTGCCCTGTAACCTGCTGCGCATGATCTGGAATGCCCAGAAGATCTTCCACATCAACCCTCGCCTTCCCTCCGACTTGCACCCCATCAAGGTCGTAGAGG GAGTCAAGGAGCTGAGCAAGAAGCTGGTGATCGTGAACGGGGATGACCCGCTGAGCCGGCAGGCGCAGGAGAACGCTACGCTGCTCTTTAACATCCACCTCCGGTCCACACTGTGCTCCCGCCGCATGGCTGAGGAGTTTCGGCTCAGCGGAGAGGCCTTCGACTGGCTGCTTGGAGAGATTGAGTCCAAGTTCAACCAAGCCATT GCCCATCCTGGGGAAATGGTGGGAGCTCTGGCTGCACAGTCCCTTGGAGAACCTGCAACCCAGATGACCTTGAACACGTTTCACTATGCTGGTGTGTCTGCCAAGAATGTGACACTGGGTGTGCCCCGACTTAAGGAGCTCATCAACATTTCCAAGAAGCCAAAGACCCCCTCACTTACTGTCTTCCTGCTGGGCCAGTCTGCTCGAGATGCTGAGAGAGCCAAG GACATTCTGTGCCGTCTGGAACATACAACGTTGAGGAAGGTGACAGCCAACACAGCCATCTACTATGACCCTAACCCCCAGAGCACGGTGGTGGCAGAGGATCAAGAATGGGTGAACGTCTACTATGAGATGCCTGACTTTGATGTGGCCCGAATCTCCCCCTGGCTTTTGCGGGTAGAGCTGGACCGGAAGCACATGACTGACCGAAAGCTGACCATGGAGCAGATTGCTGAGAAAATTAATGCTG GTTTTGGGGATGACTTGAACTGCATCTTTAATGATGATAATGCCGAGAAGCTGGTGCTCCGTATCCGCATCATGAACAGTGATGAAAACAAGATGCAGGAG GAAGAAGAGGTGGTGGACAAAATGGATGATGACGTTTTTCTGCGCTGCATCGAGTCCAACATGCTGACAGACATGACTCTGCAGGGCATAGAGCAGATCAGCAAG GTGTACATGCACTTGCCACAGACGGACAATAAGAAGAAGATCATTATCACAGAGGATGGGGAATTCAAAGCTCTGCAGGAGTGGATTCTGGAGACAGACGGCGTGAGCTTGATGCGTGTTCTGAGTGAGAAGGATGTGGACCCTGTGCGCACCACATCCAATGACATTGTGGAGATCTTTACG GTACTGGGTATCGAAGCCGTGCGGAAGGCCCTGGAGCGGGAGCTGTACCATGTCATCTCCTTTGATGGGTCCTACGTTAATTACCGGCATCTGGCTCTCTTGTGTGACACCATGACTTGTCGTGGCCACTTGATGGCCATCACGCGACACGGAGTCAACCGCCAGGATACCGGACCTCTCATGAAGTGCTCCTTTGAGGAAACG GTGGATGTGCTTATGGAGGCAGCTGCGCACGGAGAGAGCGACCCCATGAAGGGGGTGTCCGAGAATATCATGCTGGGCCAGCTCGCTCCTGCTGGCACTGGCTGCTTCGACCTCCTGCTTGATGCAGAGAAGTGCAAGTATGGCATGGAGATCCCCACCAATATCCCCGGCCTGGGGGCTGCTGGTC CCACTGGCATGTTCTTTGGTTCAGCACCCAGTCCCATGGGAGGAATTTCTCCAGCCATGACACCCTGGAACCAGGGTGCAACCCCAGCCTATGGTGCCTGGTCCCCCAGTGTTG GGAGTGGAATGACTCCAGGAGCGGCCGGCTTCTCTCCCAGTGCTGCTTCAGATGCCAGTGGCTTCAGCCCCGGTTACTCCCCTGCCTGGTCTCCCACGCCGGGCTCCCCAGGCTCCCCGGGCCCCTCGAGCCCATACATCCCCTCACCTG GTGGCGCCATGTCTCCCAGCTACTCCCCAACGTCGCCTGCCTACGAGCCCCGCTCCCCTGGGGGATACACACCGCAAAGTCCCTCTTACTCCCCTACTTCACCCTCCTACTCCCCCACCTCTCCATCTTACTCTCCAACCAGTCCCAACTATAGTCCCACGTCGCCCAGCTACTCCCCAACCTCACCCAGCTATTCTCCCACCTCGCCCAGCTACTCTCCGACCTCGCCCAGCTATTCTCCCACCTCACCTAGCTACTCTCCCACGTCCCCCAGCTACTCACCCACGTCCCCCAGCTACTCACCAACCTCTCCCAGCTACTCACCCACTTCTCCTAGCTACTCACCAACCTCGCCCAGCTACTCGCCAACGTCACCCAGCTATTCTCCCACCTCTCCCAGCTACTCACCCACTTCTCCGAGTTACTCTCCGACATCACCCAGCTACTCACCAACTTCTCCGAGTTATTCACCCACAAGCCCTAATTATTCTCCAACCAGTCCCAATTATACCCCAACATCACCCAGCTACAGCCCGACGTCACCCAGTTACTCACCTACTAGTCCCAACTACACACCAACAAGCCCTAACTATAGCCCCACTTCTCCAAGCTACTCTCCAACTTCACCCAGCTACTCCCCGACCTCGCCAAGCTACTCCCCTTCAAGCCCACGGTACACACCACAGTCTCCGACTTACACCCCGAGCTCTCCCAGCTATAGTCCCAGCTCTCCCAGCTACAGCCCTACCTCACCAAAGTATACCCCAACCAGCCCTTCCTACAGCCCCAGTTCACCAGAGTACACCCCAACTTCTCCGAAGTACTCGCCTACCAGCCCGAAATACTCGCCCACCTCTCCCAAGTATTCTCCCACCAGTCCCACTTATTCACCTACCACCCCCAAATACTCGCCAACATCTCCTACCTACTCACCGACTTCTCCAGTCTACACCCCAACTTCCCCCAAGTACTCGCCTACTAGCCCCACTTACTCACCCACTTCCCCCAAGTACTCGCCTACCAGCCCTACCTATTCGCCCACGTCCCCCAAAGGGTCGACCTACTCACCCACTTCCCCTGGCTACTCGCCCACCAGCCCCACCTACAGCCTCACCAGCCCTGCCATCAGCCCGGACGACAGCGACGAGGAGAACTGA